One region of Oryza sativa Japonica Group chromosome 10, ASM3414082v1 genomic DNA includes:
- the LOC4348608 gene encoding small ribosomal subunit protein eS17x — protein MGRVRTKTVKKTSRQVIEKYYSRMTLDFHTNKKVLEEVSILPSKRLRNKVAGFTTHLMRRIQRGPVRGISLKLQEEERERRMDFVPEKSALEVEEIRVDKETMEMLAALGMADLPGVERQQEVSAPTYSRPPYGGPRRDRV, from the coding sequence ATGGGTCGCGTGCGGACCAAGACGGTGAAGAAGACCTCGAGGCAGGTGATCGAGAAGTACTACTCGCGGATGACGCTCGACTTCCACACCAACAAGAAGGTGCTCGAGGAGGTGTCCATCCTGCCGTCGAAGCGGCTGCGCAACAAGGTGGCCGGGTTCACCACCCACCTGATGCGCCGCATCCAGCGCGGGCCCGTGCGGGGCATCTCGCTGAAGctgcaggaggaggagcgcgagcgCCGCATGGACTTCGTCCCGGAGAAGTCGGCGCTCGAGGTGGAGGAGATCCGCGTCGACAAGGAGACCATGGAGATGCTCGCCGCGCTCGGCATGGCCGACCTCCCCGGCGTCGAGCGCCAGCAAGAGGTCTCCGCGCCGACCTACTCCCGCCCGCCGTACGGTGGCCCCCGCCGCGACCGCGTCTAG